GGTTTCCGCTATCATTCTGAATGGTAATATTCCCAATATCTGTAATCGATTTTACCAAACCAATTCCTCTTACGACATAGGCTTGTCCATTTTTTTCAATTACATCTCCTCCTACATTCAGATTACTTTTGGTAACAGCATCATACACCTGAAGCGGTGTAAGGTTATATTTATCCAAAGCTCTTGGATCAATACTTAATTCAAAGACTTTATCCTGTCCTCCGAAAACATTAATATCTGCAACTCCGGGAACACCTCGTAATGCACGGTCTATCACCCAGTTTTGCAGGGTAAGTAATTTACGGGAATCCTTTGTTTTACTTTCCAGTGTATATCTGAAAATTTCTCCGGTTGGCCCGTAGGGTGGCTGTACTTCAGGGTCTACCTCATCAGGAAGGCTAATGGTTCTTAATTGGTTATTGACCTGATTTCTGGCAAAAGTATCGTCCACCCCATCATCAAATAGAATTTTAACAATGGAAAGCCCAAACATTGTTGTACTTCTCACACTTGTTTTCTTCTGAACCGGGCTCATTGCCAACTCGATAGGGGTAGTGACAAAACGTTCTACTTCTTCTGCACTACGCCCATTCCATTGGGTAATGATTACAATCTGGGTATTGGTAACATCCGGAAATGCTTCAATGGGCATGTTCTTGAAGCTTATAAAACCGGCAATCGCTAAAATAGCTACCCAAATAAAGGTAAATGCTTTATTTTTTAAGGAGAAAGCAATTATATTTTTTATGAATTTGTTCATGATAGATAATTGATGACCTAAAAAAGTCGTTGAAAGATTTATTTTAAATCGCTGCTATTTTTAGCTGTTCAAAGAACGATATATAAGCAGTTGATTATTGGTAATCACCTCCTCTCCTTCTTTAAGGCCGTCTGCAATGTAAGTCACATCTCCCATCTGCTTTGATACTTTTATTTCTCGAACTTTCACATCTGTTCTTGATTTAAAGACTACAACAAAGCTTTTGTTATCATCAAAGATCACTGCCTTAGACGGAACCGTCAGCATGGTATTACTTTCCAAACTAGAAACCTTTATGGTTGCCTTACTATCCGGAATCAGCAAGCCATTGGCATTGTCCAGGACCACTCTTGCCTGCATGGCATTGGTTTGCGGATCAATGATTTTAAATATTTTATCAATTTTACCATCAAAAAATTTATCCGGATAAGAAAGTGTTGAAACCTGAGCTTTCATTCCAAGGCTAATTTTATCAATATCTGATTCATTGACGTTCATAATGGCCCATACATTGGTGGTATTGGCAACATCAAAAATATTCTCACTTCGGTCACTTCTCAGCTGCATATCCTTATTGATACTTTTCTGAACAATGTATCCGTTAATAGGTGCCACGACACTGTATATGTTTCCTGTTTTAACATTATAAACCGTACTTACTGCCGTTGCTCTCTGTAGCTGATCTTCTGCTTTCTGCAACTGGCTTTTTGCTTCCAGTACATCTCTTTCCGTGTTTAGTTTTCCTTCGTACATCTCTTTGGCAACACGAAGATTATTCTTGGCTACTACCATATCGGTTTTTGCATCGCTTACATCCTTTTGAATTTCCGCAAGCTCTGTACTTCTAATGGTTGCCAAAACCTGTCCTTTCCTTACATAGTCTCCAAGTTCTACATTTACGCTCATCACGTTTCCTCCTACCAGTGGATAAACATCTATATAACTGTTTTTGTCTGCCGAAATTTTCCCGTAAAAGCTGTATTCATCTTCTATGTTCTTTCTCTCAACCTTTGCAAGGGAAATGGAACTTAGCATGGTGTTACTAAGCTCAAATCCTTTTTGGGCTTGATTTTTTTTCTCTCCCTCTTTTTTTGAGCAGGCCATCAATGATAAGATCATCAATACCGG
This genomic interval from Chryseobacterium joostei contains the following:
- a CDS encoding efflux RND transporter periplasmic adaptor subunit; translation: MKTYIIPVLMILSLMACSKKEGEKKNQAQKGFELSNTMLSSISLAKVERKNIEDEYSFYGKISADKNSYIDVYPLVGGNVMSVNVELGDYVRKGQVLATIRSTELAEIQKDVSDAKTDMVVAKNNLRVAKEMYEGKLNTERDVLEAKSQLQKAEDQLQRATAVSTVYNVKTGNIYSVVAPINGYIVQKSINKDMQLRSDRSENIFDVANTTNVWAIMNVNESDIDKISLGMKAQVSTLSYPDKFFDGKIDKIFKIIDPQTNAMQARVVLDNANGLLIPDSKATIKVSSLESNTMLTVPSKAVIFDDNKSFVVVFKSRTDVKVREIKVSKQMGDVTYIADGLKEGEEVITNNQLLIYRSLNS